One window of Trichoderma breve strain T069 chromosome 3, whole genome shotgun sequence genomic DNA carries:
- a CDS encoding tRNA synthetases class I (I, l, M and v) domain-containing protein has translation MATNSGRGNPIAATEGIQETNTAPPKVSGEVKQEIANSTQSAAPGEHASGQDAGVVPAPEGPAKVKSEKELEKERKKAEKAAKLEAKKAKAAAAAAAPVKEKKAKKEKVEEEPLPEYVEDTPVGEKKRIRSFDDPHFKAYNPIAVESAWYTWWEKEGFFKPEFTADGNVKDEGSFVIVHPPPNVTGNLHMGHALGDSLQDLMIRWNRMQGKTTLWLPGCDHAGISTQSVVENMLWRRKQQTRHDLGREKFVETVWEWKEDYHKRINKALTSLGSSFDWSREAFTMDPNLTKAVVETFVQLHEEGIIYRANRLVNWCTKLNTALSNLEVQNKELTGRTLLDVPGYDKKVEFGVIVHFKYPIEGSDETVEVATTRIETMLGDTGIAVHPKDARYTHLIGKNAVHPFIPGRKLPIIADEYVDMEFGTGAVKLTPAHDPNDFTLGQKHKLEFINILTDDGLMNENAGPYKGQKRFDVRYSIQDALKEKGLYVDKKDNPMKVPLCEKSKDIIEPIMKPQWWVRMKELAAPALQAVRDGKIKIQPESAEKSYFRWLEDINDWCISRQLWWGHRCPAYFAKIEGGSEGIPEDKLWFTGRTREEAEKKAQAAFPGKTFTLEQDEDVLDTWFSSGLWPFSTLGWPEKTLDFEKLFPTSVLETGWDILFFWIARMIMLSLKLTGQVPFKEVYCHSLVRDSEGRKMSKSLGNVVDPLDVIAGIKLEDLHAKLLQGNLHPSEVQKATKYQKTAFPDGIPECGADALRFTMINATTGGGDINLEVKIIHGYRKFCNKIFQATKYVLGSLPQDFVPSKTGAVPGKTLAERWILHKMNQAAKEINIALADREFSKSSIIVYRYWYNELCDVYIENSKAIIRDGTEEERNSAIQTLYTALEGALTMIHPFMPFITEEMWQRMPRRPSDETKSIMVAKYPTYDAVLDDPASEAAYELVLDCTKASRSLMSEYAIKEDAEIIIQAYNPESLKTCKNEVSSIKSLSGKSVKTMEVVGPDAPRPLGSVAYPVSTAASVFLHVKGRVDMDAEITKAQKKLEKTTTNIQKQEKLLADPGYKEKVSAAVQEGDLKRLADAKQEKHSLEETIKQFEQLKLE, from the exons ATGGCGACCAACTCTGGACGAGGAAATCCCA TCGCGGCGACTGAGGGTATCCAGGAAACCAACACCGCGCCTCCCAAGGTCTCCGGCGAGGTCAAGCAAGAGATTGCCAACTCGACCCaatctgctgctcctggagaGCACGCCTCTGGTCAAGATGCTGGCGTTGTCCCTGCTCCCGAGGGGCCTGCGAAAGTAAAGTCCGAAAAGGAGT TAGAGAAGGAGCGCAAGAAGGCTGAAAAGGCCGCCAAACTCGAAgcgaaaaaagcaaaggctgctgccgccgccgctgctcccgtcaaggagaaaaaggcaaagaaggagaaggtAGAGGAGGAGCCGCTACCCGAGTACGTCGAAGATACCCCcgttggagagaagaagcgcatcCGATCGTTCGACGACCCTCACTTCAAGGCATACAACCCCATTGCCGTCGAGTCCGCATGGTATACTTggtgggagaaggaggggtTTTTCAAGCCCGAGTTCACTGCAGATGGAAACGTCAAGGACGAAGGTAGCTTCGTCATTGTCCACCCGCCTCCCAATGTCACTGGTAACTTGCACATGGGACACGCCCTGGGCGACTCGCTTCAGGATCTCATGATCCGATGGAACAGGATGCAAGGCAAGACTACTCTGTGGCTTCCTGGTTGCGACCATGCCGGTATCTCTACTCAGAGTGTTGTTGAGAACATGCTCTGGAGACGGAAACAGCAGACCAGACATGACCTCGGCCGAGAGAAGTTCGTTGAGACCGTCTGGGAGTGGAAGGAGGATTACCACAAGCGTATCAACAAGGCTTTGACTAGCTTGGGTAGCTCTTTTGACTGGAGCCGGGAAG CTTTCACCATGGATCCCAACTTGACAAAGGCCGTCGTCGAAACTTTTGTTCAGCTTCACGAGGAGGGCATCATTTACCGTGCCAACAGACTTGTCAACTGGTGCACAAAGCTTAACACAGCTCTTTCGAACCTCGAGGTCCAGAACAAGGAGCTCACTGGAAGGACGCTCCTCGATGTCCCCGGTTACGATAAGAAGGTCGAATTCGGTGTCATTGTTCACTTCAAGTACCCTATCGAGGGTAGCGACGAGACTGTCGAGGTTGCCACTACCCGTATTGAAACCATGCTGGGTGATACTGGTATTGCTGTTCACCCCAAGGACGCGAGATACACGCATCTGATTGGCAAGAACGCCGTCCACCCATTCATCCCGGGTCGCAAGCTgcccatcatcgccgacgAGTATGTCGACATGGAATTCGGAACCGGAGCCGTCAAGCTGACTCCGGCCCATGACCCCAACGATTTCACACTTGGCCAGAAGCACAAGCTGGAATTCATCAATATCCTCACTGACGATGGACTGATGAACGAGAATGCTGGGCCATACAAGGGCCAGAAGCGCTTCGATGTCAGATACTCCATCCAGGATGCTCTGAAGGAGAAGGGGCTGTATGtggacaagaaggacaacCCCATGAAAGTTCCTCTGTGTGAAAAGTCCAAGGACATCATCGAGCCCATCATGAAGCCCCAGTGGTGGGTTAGAATGAAGGAGCTCGCTGCGCCCGCTCTTCAGGCCGTTCGAGATGGCAAGATTAAGATTCAGCCCGAGAGCGCTGAAAAGAGCTATTTCCGCTGGCTGGAGGACATCAATGACTGGTGTATCAGCCGACAGCTGTGGTGGGGTCACAGATGCCCTGCATACTTTGCCAAGATTGAGGGTGGCTCTGAGGGCATCCCCGAAGACAAGCTCTGGTTTACCGGAAGaaccagagaagaagcagagaagaaagcCCAGGCGGCTTTCCCTGGCAAGACCTTCACTCTTGAgcaggatgaagatgtcCTTGATA CTTGGTTCTCATCTGGTCTGTGGCCGTTCAGCACTTTGGGCTGGCCTGAGAAGACACTTGACTTTGAAAAGCTGTTCCCTACGAGCGTCCTTGAGACTGGCTGGGatattctcttcttctggattGCCAGAATGATCATGCTCAGCTTGAAGCTAACAGGACAGGTTCCCTTCAAGGAGGTCTACTGCCACAGTCTCGTCAGAGATTCAGAGGGCCGGAAAATGAGCAAGAGTCTGGGTAACGTCGTTGACCCGCTCGATGTCATTGCCGGTATCAAACTGGAAGATTTGCATGCGAAGCTTCTTCAGGGTAATCTGCACCCCAGCGAGGTCCAGAAGGCCACCAAGTACCAGAAGACTGCCTTCCCCGATGGCATTCCTGAGTGCGGAGCTGACGCACTCCGCTTCACCATGATCAATGCCACAACCGGTGGTGGTGACATTAACTTGGAAGTCAAGAT TATTCACGGCTACCGAAAATTCTGCAACAAGATT TTCCAAGCAACCAAGTACGTCTTGGGAAGTCTGCCCCAGGACTTTGTTCCCTCAAAAACTGGTGCCGTTCCTGGTAAGACTCTGGCCGAGAGATGGATTCTCCACAAGATGAAccaggccgccaaggagATCAACATCGCCCTTGCCGATCGAGAGTTCTCAAAGTCCTCAATCATTGTTTACCGTTACTGGTACAACGAGCTCTGTGACGTGTACATTGAAAACTCAAAGGCCATTATCCGCGATGGCACTGAGGAGGAGCGCAACTCGGCTATCCAGACTTTGTACACTGCTCTGGAGGGAGCTCTTACCATGATCCACCCCTTCATGCCTTTCATCACCGAGGAGATGTGGCAGAGAATGCCCCGAAGACCCAGCGATGAGACAAAGTCCATCATGGTTGCCAAGTACCCTACCTACGATGCTGTTCTTGACGACCCGGCGTCAGAGGCCGCTTATGAGCTTGTGCTCGACTGCACCAAGGCTTCCCGATCGCTCATGTCAGAGtatgccatcaaggaggaCGCTGAGA TCATCATCCAGGCGTACAACCCAGAGTCTCTCAAGACTTGCAAGAACGAAGTGTCTTCGATCAAGTCGCTCAGCGGCAAGAGCGTCAAGACCATGGAGGTCGTCGGCCCCGACGCTCCTCGACCTCTAGGTAGCGTTGCTTACCCCGTTTCTACCGCTGCCTCCGTCTTCCTGCACGTCAAGGGCCGGGTGGACATGGATGCCGAAATTACAAAGGCacagaagaagctcgagaagaccaccaccaacatccagaagcaggagaagcTCCTCGCAGATCCTGGATACAAGGAGAAGGTGTCGGCGGCCGTCCAGGAGGGAGACCTCAAGAGATTGGCTGATGCCAAGCAGGAGAAGCACAGCTTGGAGGAGACGATTAAGCAgtttgagcagctcaagttGGAGTAG
- a CDS encoding elongation factor tu GTP binding domain-containing protein has protein sequence MSDDPKYDDIQSDSDSGESIDAQDNVESLEDKALKPALKKSNPVIPNQAAVKPPLPPQTDPKDLDVSVLTPLTPEIIARQATINIGTIGHVAHGKSTVVKAISGVQTVRFKNELIRNITIKLGYANAKIYQCDNAACPRPGCYRSYGSEKEVDPPCERDGCGGTYRLLRHVSFVDCPGHDILMSTMLSGAAVMDAALLLIAGNESCPQPQTSEHLAAIEIMKLENIIILQNKVDLMREEVTQQHYESILKFIRGTVAEKSPVVPISAQLKINVDAVLDAIVHTIPVPVRDLSLEPRMIVIRSFDVNKPGAEIDDLKGGVAGGSILHGVLKLGDEIEIRPGIVSRDNSGALKCTPLFSKVISLNSEGNDLKYAVPGGLIGVGTQIDPTLCRADRLVGFVLGLKGKLPDIYSEIEINFYLLRRLLGVKTADGKQAKVAKLAKNEVIMVNIGSTSTGAKVAAIKNDAAKLVLTSPVCTDIGEKVALSRRIDKHWRLIGWATIAAGVTLEPSSA, from the exons ATGTCCGACGACCCCAAATACGACGATATCCAGTCCGACTCGGACTCCGGAGAGTCCATCGACGCCCAGGATAACGTCGAATCTCTCGAAGACAAGGCCCTCAAGCCGGCGCTGAAGAAGTCCAACCCCGTCATCCCCAACCAGGCGGCAGTAAAACCTCCGCTGCCCCCACAGACCGATCCTAAAGATCTCGATGTTTCCGTCTTGACGCCCCTCACCCCCGAGATTATTGCTCGCCAGGCGACCATCAACATCGGTACCATTGGCCACGTCGCTCACGGAAAGTCCACCGTCGTCAAGGCCATCTCTGGTGTTCAGACCGTTCGATTCAAGAACGAGCTGATCCGtaacatcaccatcaagcTTGGATacgccaacgccaagatCTACCAGTGTGACAACGCCGCCTGCCCTCGTCCGGGATGCTACCGAAGCTACGGTAGTGAGAAGGAGGTTGACCCTCCTTGCGAGAGAGATGGCTGTGGTGGTACATACCGACTACTAAGACACGTCTC CTTTGTCGACTGCCCTGGTCACGATATTCTCATGAGCACTATGTTGTCAGGAGCCGCTGTCATGGAcgccgcccttcttctcattgCAGGCAACGAATCCTGCCCTCAGCCCCAAACGTCAGAACATTTGGCCGCCATCGAGATTATGAAGTTGGAGAACATCATTATCCTTCAGAACAAGGTCGACCTGATGAGGGAGGAGGTTACCCAGCAGCACTATGAGTCAATCCTCAAGTTCATCCGTGGAACTGTTGCCGAAAAGTCCCCCGTCGTCCCTATCTCTGCCCAGCTCAAGATCAACGTTGATGCTGTTCTCGACGCCATTGTCCACACCATCCCCGTGCCCGTCAGAGACCTCTCTCTGGAGCCCCGCATGATCGTCATCCGTTCCTTCGACGTCAACAAGCCCGGTGCTGAAATCGACGACCTCAAGGGTGGTGTTGCCGGTGGCAGTATCCTGCACGGTGTCCTCAAGCTTGGTGACGAGATTGAGATCCGTCCCGGTATTGTCTCACGCGACAACAGCGGTGCTCTCAAGTGCACTCCCCTCTTCAGCAAGgtcatctctctcaactCGGAGGGCAATGATCTCAAGTACGCTGTGCCCGGTGGCCTGATCGGTGTCGGTACCCAGATCGACCCTACCCTTTGCCGTGCTGATCGTCTGGTCGGTTTCGTCCTCGGTCTCAAGGGCAAGCTACCCGACATCTACAGCGAAATCGAAATCAACTTCTACCTCCTCCGACGTCTGCTGGGTGTCAAGACCGCAGATGGCAAGCAAGCCAAGGTCGCCAAGCTGGCTAAGAACGAAGTCATCATGGTCAACATTGGTTCCACATCAACCGGTGCCAAGGttgccgccatcaagaacgatgctgccaagctggTCCTGACCAGCCCCGTCTGCACAGACATCGGTGAGAAGGTCGCCCTCAGCCGACGTATCGACAAGCACTGGCGTCTTATCGGATGGGCTACTATTGCTGC TGGTGTTACTCTGGAGCCCAGCTCAGCATAA
- a CDS encoding CSL zinc finger domain-containing protein produces the protein MALSSPSHYEILGLTPTLLNSQHDPSTLIKQAYRRALLRHHPDKAAAATPSVSLSASSPSQLYTIDQITQAFTILSSPRQRSTYDANLRLTRANGDGSEARFQTGIENVDLDDLQFDEGEERWYRSCRCGNDRGYSFQESDLEEVEHEGVLMVGCHDCSLWLKVHFAVVDEADDSHLSTSNKKEPS, from the coding sequence ATGGCGCTCTCTTCGCCATCTCACTACGAGATTCTCGGCCTCACCCCCACCCTCCTCAACTCCCAGCATGACCCCTCCACACTCATAAAGCAGGCCTATCGCAGGGCCCTCCTCCGTCACCATCCcgacaaggctgctgctgctactccATCGGTCTCACTATCAGCTTCATCCCCATCTCAGCTCTACACTATAGACCAAATCACACAAGCCTTCACAATTCTCTCATCGCCTCGCCAGCGCAGCACCTACGACGCCAACCTGCGTCTCACAAGAGCCAACGGGGACGGTTCAGAAGCTCGTTTTCAGACAGGCATTGAAAACGTCGACTTAGACGATTTGCAGTTCGACGAAGGGGAAGAGCGCTGGTATAGATCCTGTCGCTGTGGCAATGATCGCGGGTACTCCTTTCAGGAGTCAGATTTAGAAGAGGTTGAGCACGAGGGGGTGCTCATGGTTGGCTGTCACGACTGCAGCCTTTGGCTCAAGGTTCACTTTGCCGTTGTAGATGAAGCAGATGACAGTCATTTGTCGACATCAAATAAAAAGGAACCAAGTTGA
- a CDS encoding DEAD/DEAH box helicase domain-containing protein, translating into MPLDIEEILRKKKAADAAAAKPRFIPKAERERLAAEKAKQEEEEKKRKAADDSQRRREEERRWETRANGLPASNGPPNGAPNGIAPPTGPRAMNQPAGGSGSGRGRDGRDGRDGRDGRDGRDGKKNSKTEGVKRSAAEIEDSLLRSRYLGPEVNQQSSFSAKKKRMRTTEKKFNFEWDADEDTSRDNDPLYMSQSVNRGGSLAGVGGEFDKEAEQRARKRAKMIEQRDLEHGKERAIGIMEDFYRARERAKERAERTGLGRHWSDKDLNEMRERDWRIFKEDFGISTKGGAIPNPMRNWEESGLPRRLLDIVDNVGYKEPSAIQRAAIPIALQARDLIGVAVTGSGKTAAFLLPLLVYISDLPPLTEANKNDGPYALIIAPTRELVQQIETEARKFAEPLGFRCVSIVGGHSLEEQAFALRNGAEIIVATPGRLVDCIERRLLVLVQCCYIIMDEADRMIDLGFEDSLMKRYVGGKDRYRQTMMYTATMPPLVEKIAKKYLRRPAIVTIGNAGEAVDTVEQRVEFVSGEDRRKKRLQEILSSNAFAPPIIVFVNIKRNCDAVARDIKSMGWSVVTLHGSKTQEQREAALASVRSGQTQVLVATDLAGRGIDVPDVSLVINFNMATNIESYTHRIGRTGRAGKSGVAITFLGNEDADVLYDLKQILSKSSISKVPDELKRHEAAQSRPVRGGASKKDEAAASEGGKGGGGKGNW; encoded by the exons ATGCCCCTCGACATAGAAGAGATCCTTcggaaaaagaaggcagctgatgctgctgccgctaAACCCAGATTTATCCCCAAGGCAGAACGCGAACGGCTAGCAGCTGAGAAGGCGAagcaggaggaagaagagaagaagcgcaaggcgGCGGATGATTCACAAAGGCGAcgggaggaagagagaagatgggaaaCCCGCGCAAATGGTCTACCAGCCTCTAATGGCCCCCCCAACGGCGCCCCCAACGGCATCGCGCCACCCACAGGTCCAAGGGCGATGAACCAACCGGCTGGGGGGAGCGGTAGTGGTAGAGGCCGAGATGGTCGAGATGGTCGAGACGGACGAGACGGACGAGacggaagagatggaaagaaaaactCAAAGACTGAAGGCGTTAAGCGATCGGCGGCGGAGATTGAGGACTCACTGCTGCGCTCGCGGTACCTTGGCCCAGAAGTCAACCAGCAGTCAAGCTTttcggccaagaagaagcgaatGCGAACGACAGAAAAGAAGTTTAACTTTGAGTGGGATGCAGATGAGGACACATCGAGAGACAACGACCCGCTATACATGAGCCAGAGCGTCAACAGAGGCGGCTCCCTGGCTGGCGTTGGTGGCGAGTTcgacaaagaagccgagCAGCGGGCGCGCAAGCGAGCAAAGATGATTGAGCAGCGCGACCTAGAACATGGCAAGGAGAGAGCAATAGGAATTATGGAAGACTTTTACAGGGCGCGCGAGAGGGCAAAGGAGAGGGCAGAGAGGACGGGCCTGGGACGGCACTGGTCGGACAAGGACCTCAACGAGATGCGCGAGCGAGATTGGCGCATCTTCAAAGAAGACTTTGGCATTTCGACCAAGGGAGGCGCAATTCCCAATCCAATGCGCAACTGGGAGGAATCCGGGCTGCCGCGACGGCTGCTTGACATTGTGGACAACGTTGGCTACAAGGAACCCTCTGCTATTCAGCGAGCAGCCATCCCGATTGCATTGCAGGCCCGTGATCTTATTGGTGTTGCCGTCACGGGTTCCGGTAAAACTGCTGCTTTCTTACTGCCCCTTTTGGTGTACATCTCCGACCTGCCGCCCCTCACAGAGGCCAACAAGAACGATGGTCCGTACGCGCTCATCATCGCGCCAACTCGTGAACTGGTGCAGCAGATTGAGACGGAGGCGAGGAAGTTCGCTGAGCCGCTGGGCTTCAGGTGTGTCAGCATCGTTGGTGGACATTCACTAGAAGAACAGGCCTTTGCTCTGCGCAACGGTGCCGAGATTATCGTCGCTACGCCTGGTCGTCTTGTCGACTGCATAGAGCGAAGACTTCTTGTCTTGGTGCAGTGCTGCTACAtcatcatggacgaggctgatCGAATGATTGACCTTGGTTTCGAGGATTCG CTCATGAAGCGTTACGTAGGAGGCAAAGACCGATATCGTCAAACCATGATGTACACGGCCACCATGCCTCCGCTGGTTGAAAAGATTGCCAAAAAATACCTCCGCCGTCCTGCCATCGTCACCATCGGTAATGCAGGCGAGGCCGTCGACACCGTCGAACAGCGCGTCGAGTTCGTTTCCGGCGAGGACCGGCGCAAGAAGCGGCTGCAGGAGATCCTCTCCTCGAACGCTTTTGCGCCCCCgatcatcgtcttcgtcaacatcaagcGCAACTGCGATGCTGTCGCCCGCGACATCAAGTCCATGGGATGGTCCGTCGTCACGCTGCACGGATCGAAGACGCAGGAGCAGCGAGAAGCCGCTCTTGCATCCGTCCGCTCGGGCCAGACGCAGGTCCTTGTCGCCACCGATCTTGCCGGTCGTGGTATCGATGTGCCGGACGTCTCGCTCGtcatcaacttcaacatgGCTACCAATATCGAGAGCTACACGCATCGTATCGGTCGTACTGGTCGTGCTGGAAAGAGTGGTGTGGCCATTACTTTCCTGGGCAACGAGGATGCAGATGTCCTGTATGACCTTAAACAGATCTTGAGCAAGAGCTCCATCTCAAAGGTACCCGACGAGCTCAAGAGACACGAGGCGGCGCAGTCGAGGCCGGTTCGCGGCGGAGCCAGCAAGAaggatgaggctgctgcttctgaagGAGGCAAAGGGGGAGGCGGTAAAGGAAATTGGTAA
- a CDS encoding mitochondrial ATPase inhibitor, IATP domain-containing protein: MLRTTLTKTAAFRPMRAAFTTTARAMSEGDTGAPPKMGGPGDAFQRRERASEEYAIRQREKEKLLELRKKLTEQQEHLDRLAKHIDEITKEQGGEQN; this comes from the exons ATGCTCCGCACAACCCTCACCAAGACGGCTGCCTTCCGTCCCATGCGCGCCGCTTTCACCACCACTGCCCGCGCCATGAGCGAAGGAGACACTGGTGCTCCCCCCAAGATGGGCGGCCCTGG CGACGCTTTCCAGCGCCGCGAAAGAGCCTCAGAGGAGTACGCCATCCGCCAGCGCGAGAAGGAAAAGCTCCTCGAGCTCAGGAAGAAGCTCACCGAGCAGCAAGAGCACCTCGACCGCCTTGCCAAGCACAT CGATGAGATCACCAAGGAACAGGGTGGCGAGCAGAACtaa
- a CDS encoding 14-3-3 protein domain-containing protein — protein MGHEDAVYLAKLAEQAERYEEMVENMKIVASEDRDLTVEERNLLSVAYKNVIGARRASWRIVTSIEQKEESKGNSSQVTLIKEYRQKIEAELAKICDDILDVLDKHLIPSAKSGESKVFYHKMKGDYHRYLAEFAIGDRRKDSADKSLEAYKAATEVAQTELPPTHPIRLGLALNFSVFYYEILNAPDQACHLAKQAFDDAIAELDTLSEESYKDSTLIMQLLRDNLTLWTSSEAENTSGQADAPAKEETPAEAAAPAEEPKAE, from the exons ATGGGTCACGAAGATGCTGTTTATCTGGCCAAGCTCGCCGAGCAGGCCGAGCGATATGAGG AGATGGTCGAGAACATGAAGATCGTCGCCTCCGAGGACCGCGACCTGACCGTCGAGGAGCGCAACCTCCTCTCCGTCGCCTACAAGAACGTCATTGGTGCCCGCCGTGCCTCTTGGAGAATAGTCACTTCTATCGAGCAGAAGGAGGAGTCTAAGGGCAACTCTTCCCAGGTTACCCTTATCAAGGAGTACCGCCAGAAGATTGAGGCCGAGCTTGCCAAGATCTGCGATGACATTCTCGATGTTCTTGACAAGCACCTGATTCCTTCTGCCAAGTCTGGAGAGTCCAAGGTCTTCTACCACAAGAT GAAGGGTGACTACCACCGTTACCTTGCCGAGTTCGCCATTGGCGACCGCCGCAAGGACTCCGCCGACAAGTCTCTCGAGGCTTACAAGGCTGCTACCGAGGTTGCCCAGACCGAGCTGCCTCCTACCCACCCTATCCGCCTGGGTCTTGCGCTCAACTTCTCCGTCTTCTACTACGAGATCCTCAACGCCCCTGACCAGGCTTGCCACCTCGCTAAGCAGGCATTCGACGATGCTATTGCTG AGCTCGACACCCTCAGCGAGGAGAGCTACAAGGACTCCACCCTCATCATGCAGCTGCTCCGTGACAACCTG ACTCTCTGGACCTCTTCTGAGGCCGAGAACACTTCTGGCCAAGCCGATGCCCccgccaaggaggagacCCCAGCCGAGGCTGCCGCCCCCGCTGAGGAGCCCAAGGCTGAGTAA
- a CDS encoding nucleoporin FG repeat region domain-containing protein → MAFSFGTPSTSGAAPNSTTSTAPAAGGLFGTAPAASGTPGFSFGKSTTPATNPPGGNAIPPSSATPTTSGGNLFGGGSSTTPATGGLFGGAATGASTTSGGLFGSATTSTAPSTGGLFGNNASTTPSTSGGLFGNNAGKTANAQTTPTPAPTAGNLFGTANPSSLFGAKTPASGSQAPTPATASTAATATPAKPLFSMPSTTPAGVPPAKPASTGLFGNTGTAAPSSGLFGNAGAKPTATSTSALTEKPAAAATSGSGLFSGGTQSSTSGLFGAKPAATTAAAPKTTGLFGNTATTTAAPASSTTAAAPTTAGTTSSLFGAKPAATTTPAATSAGGLFGTAPAAATTSAASGSTAAPAAASGLFGLKPTAATTATSSSAAPTTAKPAASLFGTTAAAATPQPATAAATTAATTTAAPATTTATSGGLFGAKLGGDKDAAKPAATTGTTNALGASTTGPPSQMARLKNKTMEDIVTRWASDLSKYQKQFKEQATIVSNWDRNLVDNGEKIQKLYLDTFEAERASHEIERQLAAVESQQEELEAWLNRYESEVQDMFAKQMGPGEQLGGPDQERERTYKLAEKLTQQLDEKSRDLSKMVKEINDISGTLSKGAKAEDPLSQIVRVLNSHLTQLQWIDANSSALQAKVTAAQKSSSNMGSHYGSGESDVAESFYRSYMGRR, encoded by the exons ATGGCTTTCAGCTTTGGAACTCCGAGCACTTCGGGCGCCGCGCCCAATAGCACAACCAGCACAGCGCCAGCCGCAGGTGGTCTATTTGGCactgctcctgctgcttctggaACTCCTGGTTTTTCTTTCGGAAAATCGACGACTCCAGCCACCAACCCCCCGGGAG GAAATGCcattcctccatcttctgctACTCCTACCACTTCGGGAGGAAACCTGTTTGGTGGAGGATCCTCGACAACTCCGGCGACAGGTGGTCTTTTTGGCGGCGCGGCCACTGGAGCATCTACCACATCGGGTGGCTTGTTTGGCAGCGCGACAACTAGCACAGCACCATCCACTGGTGGTCTGTTTGGCAACAATGCATCTACCACTCCGTCCACGAGTGGTGGCTTATTCGGAAACAATGCCGGCAAGACTGCCAATGCACAGACAACTCCAACGCCTGCTCCAACTGCCGGGAATCTGTTTGGAACCGCCAACCCCTCTTCACTCTTTGGGGCCAAAACACCAGCCTCTGGCTCCCAAGCTCCTACTCCGGCTACTGCCAGCACTGCCGCTACTGCAACTCCCGCCAAGCCCCTGTTCTCTATGCCATCGACGACGCCGGCCGGTGTACCGCCAGCCAAACCTGCAAGCACAGGCTTGTTTGGAAACACTGGGACTGCTGCCCCATCGAGTGGTTTGTTTGGCAACGCTGGGGCAAAGCCTACTGCTACTtcaacctcagccttgaCTGAGAAGCCCGCGGCTGCTGCCACATCAGGATCAGGGCTGTTCAGCGGTGGAACTCAGTCATCTACAAGTGGCCTGTTCGGCGCCAAACCTGCCGCCACCACGGCTGCCGCACCGAAAACCACAGGCCTCTTTGGCAATACCGCAACTACCACTGCTGCgccggcatcatccacaACTGCTGCGGCGCCGACCACTGCTGGAACAACTAGCTCTCTGTTTGGAGCTAAGCCGGCTGCTACCACGACCCCAGCGGCAACATCTGCGGGAGGTCTCTTCGGAACAGCCCCTGCTGCGGCCACTacctctgcagcttctggaTCTACCGCAGCTCCCGCCGCCGCTTCTGGTCTATTTGGATTAAAGCCAACTGCCGCCACTACTGCGACttcatcctcagcagccccAACAACAGCCAAACCTGCTGCTTCACTGTTTGGTAccacagctgctgctgctactccTCAGCCTGCCACAGCTGCAGCCACCACCGCAGCCACAACAACTGCAGCACCAGCGACCACGACGGCCACTAGCGGTGGCTTATTCGGAGCCAAACTTGGTGGCGATaaagatgctgccaagccAGCTGCCACAACCGGTACCACCAACGCTTTGGGAGCTTCCACTACCGGCCCCCCTTCTCAGATGGCCCGGCTAAAGAACAAGACGATGGAGGATATTGTCACGCGGTGGGCTTCAGATCTGTCCAAATACCAGAAGCAATTCAAGGAACAGGCTACCATTGTGTCCAACTGGGACAGAAACTTGGTAGACAATGGCGAAAAGATCCAGAAGCTATATCTGGACACTTTCGAAGCAGAGCGGGCCAGCCATGAGATTGAGCGCCAACTTGCCGCTGTGGAGAGccagcaggaggagctggaggcttGGCTGAACCGTTACGAGTCAGAAGTCCAAGATATGTTTGCCAAGCAGATGGGCCCTGGCGAGCAACTTGGAGGACCTGACCAAGAACGTGAACGCACTTATAAGCTGGCGGAGAAGCTCACCCAGCAACTCGACGAGAAGTCGCGAGACTTGTCCAAGATGGTCAAGGAGATCAATGACATTTCCGGAACTTTGAGCAAAGGAGCCAAGGCAGAGGACCCC CTGAGCCAAATTGTTCGGGTGTTGAACAGCCATCTTACACAGCTGCAATGGATCGATGCCAACTCCTCAGCTCTGCAAGCCAAGGTCACAGCGGCGCAGaaatccagcagcaacatgggTAGCCACTACGGAAGCGGAGAGAGCGATGTGGCAGAGAGTTTCTATAGATCTTACATGGGACGGAGGTGA